The Bacteroidia bacterium sequence ATTTTGTTATTGGAACAAAACACAAAGTCTTCCAAACTAACAATTGGAACTATTTAACCCCTAGACACACGCCTAACCTCTCTTTAAAAGGAGAACTTGAATTTGCCCTTAAATATGAGGGAGTAAACTTATGTGTACTTTTAAAGTTATATTAATCTATTTCTGGCAAAAATCAGAAAAGACTTTTGTGTGGGATTAAAATATTTTCTTTCTATTATTTATAATAGCGAGGAACTCTTGAAGTGATACAAGCAGTAGCTTCACTATTTGCACCCCCAATTCTGGCAAAATCTAAAGTTGGAATTGAAAGGGTTGACGTAGGGTTATCCCCAATTAAGGTTGCTAAGTCTCCAAACGTAATGTCATCAATTGTAGATACATCTACAACCATAAAATCCATAGAAACAGATCCAATAACAGGTACTTTTTTATTATTAATAATTACAAAGGTTTTATTACTATAGTGCCTGTGGTATCCATCACCATATCCAACTGAGAGAATTGCTATTTTAGAATCATGTTTTGCTTTAAAAGTTCTTCCATACCCTATAGCATCTCCCTCTTTTAATGTCTTAACTAAAATTACTCTAGCTCTCCAACTTAAAGCAGGAACTATCTTATTATCAATATTATCTTCAGGCAAAATACCTATCCCATAAAGAATCTTTCCAGCCCTAACTAAATCATAGTCCAATTCCCTATGACGTAAAATAGCAGTACTACATGAAACATGTTTAATCTTAAATGGAGTTTTACTAGCCTCAAGCTTACTGCATACCATTTTAAAGTAAGAGTGCTGCATTTCTGCATATTGAATATCTTCCTCTTTAGTTGAATCTATTGATGCGAAGTGGGTAAACCCACCTTCAACTAAAATCTTGTCTGAGCTAAATATTTGTTTTATTTCTTCAACTACAGTGGATATTTCATTTTCTGAATAGCACCTAAATCCAGTTCTTCCCAGCCCTGTATCTATTTCTAAGTGGGCCCTTATCTTCTTATCACAATCTTGTAAAGCAGAATTTACCTGCTTTCCATATTCTAAAGAGAAAATATTAATAATGAATTGGTTTTTAATACACTCTTTTAATTTGATAAAAGGAACCCAACCAAAGATCATAATGTCTTTGGTGGTTCCACTATTTCTTAGCTTAGTAGCTTCTTCAAAAGAAGCTACTCCATAACAATCACACTCTTTATCAAATATTTTTATACAATTTTGAATACCATGCCCGTAAGCATCCCCTTTAACCATACCCATGATTTTTACTTTTTCACCAACCAATCTTCTTACAACAGAAGTATTGTTTTCAAGTCTCTGAAGATCAATCTCAAGGTAGTTACGGGCTGTCTTTATATCCATATTGTTAGCAATCATACATCTCTGATGAGGTATCGGGTATCATTTCAATAGCCTTTTTAAGATTATCAACATCAGAAACAAGGGCTAGTCTTACATAGTTGCCAAGTTTAGGACCATAAGTAATTCCTGGAGTAATTAGCACCCTTCTCTCTTCCCACAACCGCTTAGTGAACGTCACACAGTCCTTAACAGGCAATTCTGCCCAAACGTAAATAGAGCCTTGTGAGTTAAAACATTTCCACCCTTTTGCATTTAGTCCTTTAACAACAACATCTCTTCTTTCTTGATATTTAGCACTCTGTTTTTCGTGTGTCTTGGTATCAAAAAATAGCTCCAACGCTTTTGCTCCTGATAGCTGAACGGGGGTATAAACACCAGTAGTGTAATCAACTAAAGATGCCCCATATGCATGTACTATTTCTGGATTTCCTACAATACAAGCTAATCTCCACCCTGCTAAGTCAAATATTTTTGAAAAAGTAAATATTTCAACCCCGACATCTTTTGCACCTTCCGCTTGTAAAAAACTAATTGGCGTTCTGTTATCAAAGACAATTTCACCATACGCATTATCATGACACACTATGTAATCGTTCTTTTTAGCCATTTTTATAACTTCTTCAAAAACATCCATTCCCCCATAAGAACAAGTTGGGTTGTGGGGATAGTTTAAATAAATCATATCACAATCTGAGCGGTCTAAGTCTTCGTATATTGGTTTAAACTCATTTTCAGGGTCAAGTCTGTATTCACATTGTTTCGCTCTAGCTATTTGAGCACCTATTCTATATGTGGGATAACACATATCAGGCAGTAAGACTCCTTGCCCTTCATTCACAAAGTTAACAGCCATATCGATGATAGCTCTCTTAGCACCAGCTAAAGGAACTACTTCAAGTTTAGGGTCAAGTTCAACTTTATAGCGCTCTTTATAAAATTTAGCTACAGCTTCGTTAAAAGTTTTATTTCCCCATTTACCGGCATAGCGATGGTGCTGTTTTTTTGCCACTTCACACTGCATAGTTTCTACAACTTCATCATTTGGAGCGCCATCGGGTGAACCAATTGTTAAATCATAAACAACCTCTCCCTCTTTAACCTCCTTCTTCATCTCTTCAAGAAGGTGGAAAATTTTTGCCTCATCACCAAAACCTCTAATAAGTTTAGATCTAATCTCTCTGTTAAACATTGTGCCCTCACTTCTATACGTTTATTATATTTTTAAGAAATAGTTTTGTCCTTTCAGAACCATCACCTTTGAAAAACTCATCTGGTGGACGAGTTTCAACAATATTTCCCCCCTCAAAAAAGGAGATATAATTTGCCACTTCCTTGGCAAACCCAAGCTCATGGGTAACAACAATCATTGTCATTCCATCCAGAGCTAAATTTTTCATTACCTCTAAAACTTCTTTAATCATCTCAGGATCTAGTGCACTAGTTGGCTCATCAAAAAGTATTAAATCTGGCTCCATTGCTAAACATCTTATTATAGCAACTCTTTGCTTTTGCCCTCCTGATAATTGAGATGGATAGTGGTTCATCCTATCAGCTAATCCTACTTTCTTAAAAAGTTCTTCTGCCCGCTTTTTTACTACCTTATAATCTTGTTTTAGAATTTTCCTAGGTGCTATCATAACGTTATCTAATGCTGTTAAATGGGGAAAGAGCTCAAAGTGTTGAAACACTATCCCAACTTTAGTTCTGATTTTTCGTACGTTGTGCCTGGTGATTACTTCATTCTTAAAAATAATCTCCCCTTTTTGGTATTTTTCTAATCCATTTATGCAAAACAAAGCTGTACTTTTCCCAGAACCGCTTGGCCCACAAATTACATGTGTTTCACCTTTATAAACTTTAAAGTTAACTCCTTTTAATACTTCAAAATCACCAAAGCTTTTGTGTAAATCGTTAATTTCAAGGATTAGTTCTCTTTTATCATTATTTGCTTGTGACGCCATATTAATCTTCTCCTATTATGCTTTTCCAATCATTTTTAGTTTGCCTTTGATTTCAAGCTTTCGCCCAATTACTGTAAGAGCATGGCACATAACGAAATATAAAATCATTACATAAATATAGATAATTTGGGGGTTCCCAAAAGCTTCCATTGCTACAGTACCTGTGCGAGTAATTTCCACATATCCTATAGCCGAACAGGTAGCTGTCCCTTTTATTAGGATAACCATTTGGCCAAGTAAAGCAGGCATAGTTAAATTAAGAACTTGTGGCAATATTACATAGCACATCACCTCAATGCCATTCATCCCCAGTGACTTCCCAGCCTTAAACTGTCCTTGACTTAAGCCATCTATTCCACCAGCAATAATTTCACTAATATAGGAAGAGTTAAACACAGTTAAAGTAACAACACTAGCAATAAAAATATCCCTAATTGGTGTTGTAAAATAAATCAAAAGTAATAGTAGCAAAAAAGGAATACCTCTTATAACACCAAGATAAACTCCTAAAATTTGATTTATAATTATCCACTTCCTTGATCTGATAACTCCTAACAAAACTCCTACAACAAAGGATAAGGCCAATGAAACTAATGCAAGTTTTAGAGTTTGAGGAAGGCCTTGTACTATCAACAGCCTCCATGTAATTAAATGCTTACTTAATTCCATTTTTGCCTCCTTTGAAGTAAATAGACAACAAATTGTATTACCCAAAATGTCACTACATAAAATATTGCAGATCCAATGAAAGCTGTACCTGGAATAAGATATTTGCTATTTAAGTACCTTGAGACTGAAGTAAGCTCAACGATAGTAACTAAAGTTAATAAAGAAGTATCTTTAAGAACATATGAAGCTTGCCCAGTTAAACTTGGATAAATACTTTTCAGTGCTTGAGGTAATAAGATTCTAATTAAAAGGTGTACACGACCGAACCCTAATGATAAAGCAGCTCTTTCTTGCCCAGGGTTTATTGATTCTATTCCCCCTCTAACTATTTCGGCAACAAAGGCACTCTCATTTAAGATTATTGCCATCATTCCAGCTACTGGAGCGGACAATAAAATTCCCATATAAGGTAATCCGTAGTACAACAAATACATTTGAACAATTAAAGGAGTTTCTCTAAAAATATCTATATACCATTTCAAAATAAAAGTAATTACTGGTATACGCATACAAAGAACAACACCTATTATAAGCCCAAATAGTAGTGAAAGTAGAATCCCAACTCCTGCATATTTCAGAGTTGCAAAATACCCATTAAGCAGTTGAGGAAAAAATCTTATAAATAGTTTTAGATTAAATTGCATATATTTTTACTAGTAGGGGTCTAATAAATAGACCCCAAATTTTATTAAATATTTCCACCTAGATAGCATTTGCTTCTAAAGTTGGAACCCACTCTTTACCAATCCATTTTTCATAAATACGTCCAAACTCACCACTTGCTTTAATTTCTTGCAAGAATATATTCATACTATTTATGAAAGCAAGATCTTCGTAACGTGTTGCAAATCCATAAGTTTCAATATCTAAGTAACCATCAGGTAAAATCTTAAAAGAGCCAGGATAAATATCCATCATATCCAACCCAGCAAATTCACCATCTAAGATACAATCAATTCTTCCAGCTTTTAATGCTTCGGTCCATTCACTTTTACCCGCAAACGTCAACATTTCAGCTTTTGGGAATCTTTGTTCAATAATATCAATGTAGACGTTCCCCTCTGTAATTCCAATTTTAACATTACTACTGTTTAAATCATCCCACTTAGAAAGCCTTGAGTTTGCATTTAAAACTGCTACAGTTCCTGTTAAAATAAATGGATCTGATAAGGCAATACTTGCTGTTCTTGGTACAGTCCTAGTCATATGGCAAGCAAGAATATCAAAATCTTTATTTAGCAACCCAGGAATCAATGCTGCCCACTCTACGTTCTTCATCTCCATCTTTACATCAAGTTTTTCAGCATAAAGTTTGATTAGATCAATTACAAAGCCTTCTATTTCACCTGTTGTAGAGTTGACTTGTCCAATTGGTGGGAACCGAGCCCTTACCCCAACTACCATTTTTCCATCTTCTACAATTCTTTGTAGGGTATCAACTCTCTCTTCTTTAGCAGAACCAACACCTTGGCCGCATCCTACTAAAACTGATAATACTAGTAAAATAATTAGCATTACTGAAATAAAACCCTTTTTCATAAAACATCCTCCTATTATTTCGGATAGCTACAATAAAACACAAACTTATGTTCTACCTTGAAACCATATAGCAACTTCTATGCCAACTAACCATGTGTAAGAAATGGTTCATTATGTATTTAATTTTATTAAATTTATCTCACATGCCTCACTTCTATTACGTATTAAAGAGTTAATCACGAGATATTGTTCTTTTTATTAATAACAACAAGATGAGATTATTTTCATCATCGATGGTGCTAATTTCACCACTTGCTCACTTAACTTAACTTTTTCCTAACTGTATTACGATCTAATTCAAGCCGTTTAGCAGTTTTAGAAATATTCTTTCCCTCTTGCTCAAACACCTCTTTAATTATCCTTTCTGAAATTTCTTGGAAAGTTCCTTCAAAAATGTCATCTGTAGTGATTGCATCAAATTCTCTAGAAGTATTTAGCGATTTAGATAAAATTTTTTCTGCATAACTAGAGCCCTCTATTGACTCATAAACGATGAATCTACTAGCGATATTCTCTAACTCTCTTACATTACCAGGCCAGCGGTATTCATTTAATAATAACTTAAACTCATCACTCAAAAGATCAATTCCAATTTTTCCGTCACTTCCTTCTAACAAATATTTATTAAATATAAGTAGAATATCTTTTGATCTATCTCTTAGTGGGGGTATATTTAAATCTAAAACATTCAATCTATAAAAAAGATCCTTTCTAAAGTTTTTTTCTAATATTGCCTCAGTCAAATTTGCATTTGTCGCAACAATAATTCGTACATTTATGGGAATAGTCTTCTCTCCCCCAATTCTTCTTATCTCTTTTTCTTGCAAAACCCTTAAAAGTTTGGTTTGTAACTCTATATTCATTTCCCCAATTTCATCTAAAAAAAGAGTTCCACCATGAGCTATTTCAAATAACCCTACTTTCCCCCCTTTCCTAGCTCCTGAAAATGCTCCATCCACATAACCAAAAAGTTCACTTTCTAATAAGTGTATAGGAAAAGCAGCACAATTAATTGGGACAAATGGACCACTTTTGACACTACTTTCGTTATGAATACTTTGGGCAAACATCTCTTTACCTGTACCAGTTTCTCCAAATATTATTATATTGCACAACGATTTACTGTACTCTTTGGCCTGTTTAATACACTCTTCCATCTCCACTGACTCCCAGATAATATCCTCAAAGTTATATTTAGCTTCAAATCCTGTACTTTTAATTTTATCCCTAAGAGCTAAAGCTACATCTCTAAAACTATCAGGTTGTTGGACCAATAAAACCATCCCTATTCTTTTTTTCTCCTTTTTTAAACAGGTTGATTTTATTGCTAAATAATTTCCTTCGTAGATCAAAATAGTATCAGTGTCATGGGTAGTGCTGGCTATATCATCAGTATCAAATATTGTTGGGAAAAGGTCGAATACTGTCATATTTAATAGGGATTTAATTGATTTGCCTAGCAATTTGGCTGCAAATGCATTTACCTGAGTTATTTTTCCATATTCATTAGTATACAGTACTCCTTCTCTGACAGTATTTAAAATTGCTTTAAATCGTTCATTTGTAAGTGACTGCTCCTTTAAGCTTGATTCTATTAATTGGGCTTTTAAAATTGCCTCTTTTACAGACTCGTATCCAGACTCAAAAAGGATACATTTAAGGTTTGCATTTAATGCATAAGTATATGATATATAATCAGCTAAAATTATTGACTCTTCTTCTTCATAAATTTTGTTAAAGATTAAAGGTAGCTCTTGTTCTTTTTTTATTGTAAAAATCTCAACACTGTAACCCAAAATTTCAGAAATTGCCCTAATAGAAGTAGTTAGGTTTTTAAATCCTACTACTTTAATTTTTGAATACTTCTCACTTATTTTTTTAAATTGCAATAAAATATCTAAATAAGAGAGCTGTATCTCAACAACTGGAACTTTTAATTGACTACGTATAAACTCAGCAGTTCCTCCCCTACTTATGAAGACAGGGGTACTCTCTCTACTTAAATAATCAGCCGCAATTTTTACTCCTGCGGCCAAGTTGCCAACTAAGCTAACACCATCTCTAATTTCTAAATCTTCCATGACCACATCAGCTAAATCTTTTAGATTTGGATAGGGAGCCACAAATACAACCATTACATCCTCCTGGTGATTTTTTAGTCACCTCTGGTGAATTATACTACAACTAATGCCTAATTCATAACTATATTTTCCTCTCTCACTTTTGATTTAACCATTAATATTAGCACTTCATAACTTCAGATAAAAAGAACT is a genomic window containing:
- the alr gene encoding alanine racemase; this encodes MIANNMDIKTARNYLEIDLQRLENNTSVVRRLVGEKVKIMGMVKGDAYGHGIQNCIKIFDKECDCYGVASFEEATKLRNSGTTKDIMIFGWVPFIKLKECIKNQFIINIFSLEYGKQVNSALQDCDKKIRAHLEIDTGLGRTGFRCYSENEISTVVEEIKQIFSSDKILVEGGFTHFASIDSTKEEDIQYAEMQHSYFKMVCSKLEASKTPFKIKHVSCSTAILRHRELDYDLVRAGKILYGIGILPEDNIDNKIVPALSWRARVILVKTLKEGDAIGYGRTFKAKHDSKIAILSVGYGDGYHRHYSNKTFVIINNKKVPVIGSVSMDFMVVDVSTIDDITFGDLATLIGDNPTSTLSIPTLDFARIGGANSEATACITSRVPRYYK
- a CDS encoding aminotransferase class I/II-fold pyridoxal phosphate-dependent enzyme codes for the protein MFNREIRSKLIRGFGDEAKIFHLLEEMKKEVKEGEVVYDLTIGSPDGAPNDEVVETMQCEVAKKQHHRYAGKWGNKTFNEAVAKFYKERYKVELDPKLEVVPLAGAKRAIIDMAVNFVNEGQGVLLPDMCYPTYRIGAQIARAKQCEYRLDPENEFKPIYEDLDRSDCDMIYLNYPHNPTCSYGGMDVFEEVIKMAKKNDYIVCHDNAYGEIVFDNRTPISFLQAEGAKDVGVEIFTFSKIFDLAGWRLACIVGNPEIVHAYGASLVDYTTGVYTPVQLSGAKALELFFDTKTHEKQSAKYQERRDVVVKGLNAKGWKCFNSQGSIYVWAELPVKDCVTFTKRLWEERRVLITPGITYGPKLGNYVRLALVSDVDNLKKAIEMIPDTSSEMYDC
- a CDS encoding amino acid ABC transporter ATP-binding protein encodes the protein MLEINDLHKSFGDFEVLKGVNFKVYKGETHVICGPSGSGKSTALFCINGLEKYQKGEIIFKNEVITRHNVRKIRTKVGIVFQHFELFPHLTALDNVMIAPRKILKQDYKVVKKRAEELFKKVGLADRMNHYPSQLSGGQKQRVAIIRCLAMEPDLILFDEPTSALDPEMIKEVLEVMKNLALDGMTMIVVTHELGFAKEVANYISFFEGGNIVETRPPDEFFKGDGSERTKLFLKNIINV
- a CDS encoding amino acid ABC transporter permease; its protein translation is MELSKHLITWRLLIVQGLPQTLKLALVSLALSFVVGVLLGVIRSRKWIIINQILGVYLGVIRGIPFLLLLLLIYFTTPIRDIFIASVVTLTVFNSSYISEIIAGGIDGLSQGQFKAGKSLGMNGIEVMCYVILPQVLNLTMPALLGQMVILIKGTATCSAIGYVEITRTGTVAMEAFGNPQIIYIYVMILYFVMCHALTVIGRKLEIKGKLKMIGKA
- a CDS encoding amino acid ABC transporter permease, which translates into the protein MQFNLKLFIRFFPQLLNGYFATLKYAGVGILLSLLFGLIIGVVLCMRIPVITFILKWYIDIFRETPLIVQMYLLYYGLPYMGILLSAPVAGMMAIILNESAFVAEIVRGGIESINPGQERAALSLGFGRVHLLIRILLPQALKSIYPSLTGQASYVLKDTSLLTLVTIVELTSVSRYLNSKYLIPGTAFIGSAIFYVVTFWVIQFVVYLLQRRQKWN
- a CDS encoding transporter substrate-binding domain-containing protein, with the translated sequence MKKGFISVMLIILLVLSVLVGCGQGVGSAKEERVDTLQRIVEDGKMVVGVRARFPPIGQVNSTTGEIEGFVIDLIKLYAEKLDVKMEMKNVEWAALIPGLLNKDFDILACHMTRTVPRTASIALSDPFILTGTVAVLNANSRLSKWDDLNSSNVKIGITEGNVYIDIIEQRFPKAEMLTFAGKSEWTEALKAGRIDCILDGEFAGLDMMDIYPGSFKILPDGYLDIETYGFATRYEDLAFINSMNIFLQEIKASGEFGRIYEKWIGKEWVPTLEANAI
- a CDS encoding sigma 54-interacting transcriptional regulator, whose protein sequence is MVVFVAPYPNLKDLADVVMEDLEIRDGVSLVGNLAAGVKIAADYLSRESTPVFISRGGTAEFIRSQLKVPVVEIQLSYLDILLQFKKISEKYSKIKVVGFKNLTTSIRAISEILGYSVEIFTIKKEQELPLIFNKIYEEEESIILADYISYTYALNANLKCILFESGYESVKEAILKAQLIESSLKEQSLTNERFKAILNTVREGVLYTNEYGKITQVNAFAAKLLGKSIKSLLNMTVFDLFPTIFDTDDIASTTHDTDTILIYEGNYLAIKSTCLKKEKKRIGMVLLVQQPDSFRDVALALRDKIKSTGFEAKYNFEDIIWESVEMEECIKQAKEYSKSLCNIIIFGETGTGKEMFAQSIHNESSVKSGPFVPINCAAFPIHLLESELFGYVDGAFSGARKGGKVGLFEIAHGGTLFLDEIGEMNIELQTKLLRVLQEKEIRRIGGEKTIPINVRIIVATNANLTEAILEKNFRKDLFYRLNVLDLNIPPLRDRSKDILLIFNKYLLEGSDGKIGIDLLSDEFKLLLNEYRWPGNVRELENIASRFIVYESIEGSSYAEKILSKSLNTSREFDAITTDDIFEGTFQEISERIIKEVFEQEGKNISKTAKRLELDRNTVRKKLS